The Impatiens glandulifera chromosome 8, dImpGla2.1, whole genome shotgun sequence genome includes a window with the following:
- the LOC124913341 gene encoding uncharacterized protein LOC124913341, with amino-acid sequence MEDSDVEALWDEFHYRGCGGENDEKDNDVGENEEEDMNEEDNDVRVSEPPKAATSEPKKATPRKRSEPMNSTPRNDGLPPLNVTPLNTAPPDVDRLDFTENLVWITKCTLMIEKPTRRMESLSSGWDATPLYDNTIHIMYRTMDRNKRFRDAMHKYFKDRTPTAEAGVHNEGGDKEAGQNEVGHTEGGQNEAGLEDVGKNEAGHTEGGQNEAGLDEVGQKEGGLDEAGQKEGGLNEAGQKEGGLD; translated from the coding sequence ATGGAGGATTCAGACGTGGAAGCGTTGTGGGACGAATTCCACTACCGGGGATGTGGAGGGGAGAACGATGAGAAGGATAATGATGTGGGGGAGAACGAGGAGGAGGATATGAATGAGGAGGATAATGATGTGAGGGTGTCTGAGCCTCCAAAGGCAGCAACATCAGAACCTAAGAAGGCAACACCTAGGAAGAGGTCAGAACCAATGAATTCAACACCTAGGAATGATGGCCTACCACCTCTGAATGTAACACCTCTGAACACAGCACCTCCAGACGTAGATAGACTGGATTTTACAGAGAATTTGGTGTGGATTACTAAATGTACATTGATGATTGAAAAACCCACGAGAAGAATGGAATCTTTAAGTTCAGGCTGGGATGCAACGCCATTGTATGATAACACCATCCACATCATGTACAGAACAATGGACAGGAATAAACGTTTCAGAGATGCCATGCACAAGTACTTCAAGGATCGAACACCCACTGCAGAAGCTGGGGTACACAATGAGGGGGGTGACAAAGAGGCCGGTCAAAATGAGGTCGGTCACACTGAGGGGGGTCAAAATGAGGCGGGTCTCGAAGATGTCGGTAAAAATGAGGCCGGTCACACTGAGGGGGGTCAAAATGAGGCGGGTCTCGATGAGGTCGGTCAAAAAGAGGGGGGTCTCGATGAGGCTGGTCAAAAAGAGGGGGGTCTCAATGAGGCCGGTCAAAAAGAGGGGGGTCTAGATTAG